The proteins below are encoded in one region of Conger conger chromosome 17, fConCon1.1, whole genome shotgun sequence:
- the LOC133116951 gene encoding twist-related protein 2 → MEESSSSPVSPVDSSVTSEEELDRQQKRFGRKRRHSKKLSEDGSPGSVKRGKKPSPSSTQSYEELQNQRVLANVRERQRTQSLNEAFASLRKIIPTLPSDKLSKIQTLKLASRYIDFLYQVLQSDEMDNKMSSCSYVAHERLSYAFSVWRMEGAWSMSTSH, encoded by the coding sequence ATGGAAGAGAGCTCAAGTTCTCCCGTCTCCCCAGTGGATAGCTCGGTGACCAGCGAGGAGGAGTTGGACAGACAACAGAAAAGATTTGGAAGGAAGAGGAGACACAGTAAAAAGTTGAGCGAGGACGGCAGTCCGGGTTCCGTTAAGCGCGGTAAAAAACCGAGCCCTAGCAGCACGCAGTCATACGAGGAGCTGCAGAATCAGAGGGTCCTGGCGAACgtcagggagagacagaggactCAGTCGCTCAACGAAGCCTTCGCGTCGTTGCGTAAAATCATCCCCACGCTACCCTCGGATAAATTAAGCAAGATACAGACTCTGAAACTGGCGTCCAGGTACATAGATTTCCTCTATCAGGTGCTGCAGAGCGACGAGATGGACAACAAGATGTCAAGCTGCAGCTACGTCGCGCACGAGAGACTTAGTTACGCGTTCTCAGTGTGGCGGATGGAAGGCGCGTGGTCAATGTCCACGTCCCACTAG